In Labilibaculum sp. DW002, the genomic window TATTCTTCACATACTCCACAATAGGCTTCACGTTGTGCACGTACTGACTCCATTCTGATTGTAGGAAAAGCAAACAGTCGTCACCAACCAATTTGGCATGTTCCTCGGCAATGGCAAAATCCTTCTCAATATCGAAAATGATAACCTTAAGTTCGTTGGCTTTTTTGTATGAGCTGGCTACGGGTGCTTTATTCTCCTTTGGCGATAAGCAAATCCAATCCCATTCGCCCGTAATTTCGTATGCCCCCGAGGTTTCAAGGAAATTCTCAATATTGTGTTTTTTCAATTCCGAACACAAAGGCTCCAAATTGTATAGCGATGGCTCACCACCTGTCACCACCACCGACTTGGCAGGTGATTCAACAGCCTTGCGAACAACCTCTTCAACCGAGATTAAACGGTGCTCCTTAGGGTTCCACGAAATTTTAGAATCGCACCAACGGCAGCCTATATCGCAACCGCCAATACGTATAAAGTAAGCAGGTTTTCCTGTATGGAAACCCTCGCCCTGTATGGTGTAGAAGTCCTCAACCAAAGGTAAATCGGTTCCGGCTTCGAATATTTCT contains:
- a CDS encoding 7-carboxy-7-deazaguanine synthase QueE, with translation MRDKYKEIFEAGTDLPLVEDFYTIQGEGFHTGKPAYFIRIGGCDIGCRWCDSKISWNPKEHRLISVEEVVRKAVESPAKSVVVTGGEPSLYNLEPLCSELKKHNIENFLETSGAYEITGEWDWICLSPKENKAPVASSYKKANELKVIIFDIEKDFAIAEEHAKLVGDDCLLFLQSEWSQYVHNVKPIVEYVKNNPKWNISLQSHKFMRIP